The following are encoded together in the Deinococcus soli (ex Cha et al. 2016) genome:
- a CDS encoding thymidylate synthase, which yields MKQYLDLMRHVLEHGTDKTDRTGTGTRSVFGAQLRFDLRDGFPLVTTKKVHLKSVIYELLWFLRGESNVRWLQERGVSIWDEWAAPDGELGPVYGVQWRSWPTPDGGSIDQITQVIEQIKRTPDSRRLIVNAWNVAQIDDMALPPCHAMFQFYVADGRLSCQLYQRSADLFLGVPFNIASYALLTLMVAQVCGLEPGEFIWTGGDVHLYSNHMEQVERQLAREPRSLPVMHLNPDVKDIFEFRYEDFRLEGYDPHPGIRAPVAV from the coding sequence ATGAAGCAGTACCTCGACCTGATGCGCCACGTGCTGGAGCACGGCACCGACAAGACCGACCGGACCGGCACCGGCACCCGCTCGGTATTCGGCGCGCAGCTGCGCTTCGACCTCCGGGACGGCTTCCCACTGGTCACCACCAAGAAAGTCCACCTGAAAAGCGTGATCTACGAGCTCCTGTGGTTCCTGCGCGGAGAGAGCAACGTCCGCTGGCTTCAGGAACGCGGCGTGAGCATCTGGGACGAATGGGCCGCCCCGGACGGCGAGCTTGGCCCCGTGTACGGCGTACAGTGGCGCAGCTGGCCCACCCCCGACGGCGGGAGCATCGACCAGATCACGCAGGTCATCGAGCAGATCAAACGCACGCCGGACAGCCGCCGCCTGATCGTCAACGCCTGGAACGTCGCGCAGATTGACGACATGGCCCTGCCGCCCTGCCACGCGATGTTCCAGTTCTACGTCGCGGACGGTCGCCTCAGCTGCCAGCTGTACCAGCGCTCGGCCGACCTGTTTCTAGGCGTCCCGTTCAACATCGCGTCCTACGCCCTGCTGACCCTGATGGTCGCGCAGGTGTGCGGGCTGGAACCCGGTGAGTTCATCTGGACGGGCGGGGACGTGCACCTGTACAGCAACCACATGGAGCAGGTGGAACGGCAACTGGCGCGGGAGCCGCGTTCACTGCCGGTCATGCACCTCAACCCTGACGTCAAGGACATCTTCGAGTTCAGGTACGAGGATTTCCGCCTGGAAGGCTACGACCCGCACCCCGGAATCAGGGCCCCGGTGGCCGTGTGA
- a CDS encoding GGDEF domain-containing protein, with product MSPSSHRAGGPSTWRPPEELRRTLYLLAIALGLVVVLILNILALRAGGMNLYVQVVLPVTMIPALFSLGWLLRGGPLDVPERLMFFTVNVQVLSQALLEELRRVKPGGETDLLYWSVVVNVMLAYLIFPNRVAAGYSAALFVFSAGVPWLGVALRGGEVSPDLPRLQLTVGIVLLFVHALSWYRGQFESQRSAVRLMEQLAYTDLLTNLPNRRGMYPAVEALIASGGAAMLLDLDHFKRVNDEYGHQVGDEVLAWAARVLEAQLPPGGRVGRWGGEEFLMTLPGLDGPGAAARAEAVCAAFRTQAVAGVGVVTISAGVTLARPGDTLPALVARADEYLYAAKHAGRDGWRGRVERTEALPAFPDV from the coding sequence ATGTCGCCGTCCTCGCACCGCGCTGGCGGGCCGTCCACGTGGCGGCCCCCGGAGGAACTGCGGCGGACGCTGTACCTCCTGGCGATTGCGTTGGGGCTGGTGGTGGTCCTGATCCTGAACATCCTGGCCCTGCGTGCGGGGGGCATGAACCTGTACGTGCAGGTGGTGCTGCCGGTCACGATGATCCCGGCGCTGTTCAGTCTGGGCTGGTTGCTGCGGGGCGGGCCGCTGGACGTGCCGGAGCGGCTGATGTTCTTCACGGTGAATGTGCAGGTGTTGTCACAGGCGCTGCTGGAGGAACTGCGGCGGGTCAAGCCGGGGGGTGAGACGGACCTGCTGTACTGGTCCGTGGTGGTGAATGTCATGCTGGCGTATCTGATCTTCCCGAACCGCGTGGCAGCCGGGTACAGCGCAGCGCTGTTCGTGTTCAGTGCCGGGGTGCCGTGGCTGGGGGTGGCGCTGCGGGGTGGGGAGGTGTCGCCGGACCTGCCACGGCTTCAGCTGACGGTGGGGATCGTGCTGCTGTTCGTGCATGCACTGTCGTGGTACCGGGGGCAGTTCGAATCGCAACGCAGTGCTGTGCGGCTCATGGAGCAGCTGGCCTACACGGATCTGCTCACGAACCTGCCGAACCGGCGGGGCATGTACCCGGCGGTAGAGGCGCTGATCGCGTCGGGCGGCGCGGCGATGCTGCTGGACCTGGATCACTTCAAGCGCGTGAACGACGAGTACGGGCATCAGGTGGGGGACGAGGTGCTGGCGTGGGCGGCGCGGGTGCTGGAGGCGCAGCTGCCGCCCGGCGGCCGGGTGGGGCGCTGGGGCGGCGAGGAGTTCCTGATGACCCTGCCAGGTCTGGACGGGCCGGGCGCGGCGGCGCGGGCGGAGGCGGTGTGCGCCGCGTTCCGCACGCAGGCGGTGGCGGGGGTGGGGGTGGTGACGATCAGTGCGGGGGTGACGCTGGCGCGCCCCGGGGATACGCTTCCGGCACTGGTGGCCCGCGCTGACGAGTACCTGTACGCCGCCAAGCACGCGGGGCGGGACGGGTGGCGGGGGCGGGTCGAGCGGACAGAGGCGCTCCCGGCGTTCCCGGACGTGTGA
- the fumC gene encoding class II fumarate hydratase, whose protein sequence is MTTYRKESDTMGTLDVDASRYWGAQTERSIHNFPIGRDTFVWGRPVIRALGILKKGAAQANADLGELPRDVADLIVQAADEVIAGTLDEHFPLVVFQTGSGTQSNMNANEVISNRAIEIAGGELGSKKPVHPNDHVNRGQSSNDTFPTAMHIAVVLELNERLYGSVGKLRDTLHAKAQEHAGLVKVGRTHLQDATPITLGQEIGGWVAQLDYALAEVRHAGEGLLELAIGGTAVGTGLNAHPQFGDLAAKKYAEETGFAFRSAENKFAALSAHDALVQTSAALRTLAGALMKMANDVRWLASGPRNGIGEIIIPENEPGSSIMPGKVNPTQSEAMTMVATRVFGNDATVAFAGSQGNFQLNVFKPVMVHAVLESIRLISDACLAFNDNCAVGIEPAYEKIEHNLSINLMQVTALNKHIGYDKAAAIAKKAHKEGSSLKEAALSLGYVTEDEFAQWVVPLDMTHS, encoded by the coding sequence ATGACGACCTACCGCAAAGAGTCGGACACGATGGGCACCCTGGACGTGGATGCCAGCCGTTACTGGGGCGCGCAGACCGAGCGCAGCATCCATAACTTTCCGATCGGGCGCGACACGTTCGTGTGGGGCCGCCCCGTGATCCGCGCGCTGGGCATCCTGAAGAAGGGCGCGGCGCAGGCGAACGCGGATCTGGGTGAACTGCCGCGTGACGTGGCGGACCTGATCGTGCAGGCGGCGGACGAGGTGATCGCCGGGACGCTCGACGAGCACTTCCCGCTGGTGGTGTTCCAGACGGGGTCGGGCACGCAGAGCAACATGAACGCGAACGAGGTCATCAGCAACCGCGCCATCGAGATCGCGGGCGGCGAGCTGGGCAGCAAGAAGCCGGTGCACCCCAACGATCACGTGAACCGCGGCCAGAGCAGCAACGACACCTTCCCGACCGCGATGCACATCGCGGTGGTGCTGGAACTGAACGAGCGGCTGTACGGCAGCGTCGGCAAGCTGCGCGACACCCTGCACGCCAAGGCGCAGGAGCACGCGGGGCTGGTGAAGGTGGGGCGCACGCACCTGCAGGACGCCACGCCCATCACGCTGGGTCAGGAGATCGGCGGCTGGGTCGCGCAGCTCGACTACGCGCTCGCCGAGGTGCGGCATGCCGGCGAGGGCCTGCTGGAGCTGGCGATCGGCGGCACGGCGGTGGGCACCGGCCTGAACGCGCACCCGCAGTTCGGTGATCTGGCCGCGAAGAAGTACGCCGAGGAGACCGGCTTCGCGTTCCGCAGCGCGGAGAACAAGTTCGCGGCCCTGAGCGCGCACGACGCCCTGGTGCAGACCAGCGCGGCGCTGCGGACCCTGGCGGGCGCGCTGATGAAGATGGCGAACGACGTGCGCTGGCTCGCCAGCGGGCCCCGCAACGGCATCGGCGAGATCATCATTCCCGAGAACGAGCCCGGCAGTTCCATCATGCCCGGCAAGGTGAACCCCACCCAGTCCGAGGCGATGACGATGGTCGCCACGCGCGTGTTCGGCAACGACGCCACGGTGGCGTTCGCCGGGTCTCAGGGCAACTTCCAGCTGAACGTGTTCAAGCCCGTGATGGTGCACGCCGTGCTGGAGAGCATCCGTCTGATCAGCGACGCCTGCCTCGCGTTCAACGACAACTGCGCGGTCGGCATCGAGCCCGCCTACGAGAAGATCGAGCACAACCTCAGCATCAACCTGATGCAGGTCACTGCGCTGAACAAGCACATCGGGTACGACAAGGCCGCCGCGATCGCCAAGAAGGCCCACAAGGAGGGCAGCAGCCTCAAGGAGGCCGCCCTGAGCCTGGGCTACGTCACCGAGGACGAGTTCGCGCAGTGGGTCGTGCCGCTCGACATGACGCACAGCTGA
- a CDS encoding response regulator transcription factor, producing the protein MLAQILVVEDDPHLGPLLKEYLSADYQVHHAATLRDAQAWLGTHTAQLILLDLNLPDGDGLDLVQALRQYSSTPVLVLSARSGVQERVAGLNAGADDYLTKPFAMPELDARISALLRRTAAGTGVNLGNTSLSTSSLLLTVNDKNINLTEHEARILELMMRTPERVFSRADIESHLYGWETPNSNSVEVRISQLRKKLEQAGSDLRIRTIRNVGYVLQA; encoded by the coding sequence ATGCTGGCTCAGATCCTCGTTGTCGAAGACGATCCACACCTCGGCCCACTGCTCAAGGAATACCTGTCGGCCGACTATCAGGTGCATCACGCCGCGACCCTGCGCGACGCGCAGGCGTGGCTGGGCACCCACACCGCGCAGCTCATCCTGCTCGACCTGAACCTCCCGGACGGGGACGGCCTGGATCTGGTGCAGGCGCTGCGGCAGTACTCCTCGACGCCCGTGCTGGTCCTCTCGGCGCGCAGCGGCGTGCAGGAGCGCGTGGCGGGCCTGAACGCCGGGGCGGACGACTACCTGACCAAACCGTTCGCGATGCCGGAACTCGACGCGCGCATCTCGGCGCTGCTGCGCCGCACGGCTGCCGGGACCGGCGTGAACCTGGGCAACACCAGCCTGTCCACCAGCAGCCTGCTGCTGACCGTGAACGACAAGAACATCAACCTCACCGAGCACGAGGCCCGCATCCTGGAACTCATGATGCGCACGCCCGAGCGGGTGTTCTCGCGGGCGGACATCGAGTCGCACCTGTACGGCTGGGAAACCCCGAACAGCAACAGCGTCGAGGTCCGGATCTCGCAGTTGCGCAAGAAGCTGGAGCAGGCGGGCAGTGACCTGCGCATCCGCACGATCCGCAACGTCGGGTACGTGCTGCAGGCCTGA
- a CDS encoding sensor histidine kinase — MTPEARPVTTPAGARRAALLTPGAGLYSARVAWRHSLRFRLALTYSALSAALLMLITLGVVSLLLSRMEQQFVDRLNDRADTLAEAFTNLGGGFGQSATGPSAYTLVVDPDGQVIAASPALREFQNSPYPFGTLSRVPVQGTTVRAVKRKAGDFGTLWVGLPEDDLIAARQSALSALLLALVTAPLILLLTGWWVGRRALAGLENAANLADRLDPAVSLAPLPLPAREDEVQRLLVAINSLLGRIEAQQAREKQLLGQIVHELGAPLTVLKASLSRAEARLADPEVARAALVADELTFTTQDLMQLARGQLELKLAWHYIPAGTLRDRLDRLVPGTTFTGDWGTGILCDPDRLTQALRNLLANGRRHAGADGTVTLDLRETPEQLCFRVRDSGPGLPPELGEQIFEPFVSGAGSSGLGLSVARQIARMHGGDLSGTNHPDGGALFTLTLPGAALGDDGDDLDDADVLDEPPLTPVGGTGI; from the coding sequence ATGACCCCTGAGGCGCGGCCCGTCACGACCCCGGCCGGGGCGCGGCGGGCCGCGCTGCTCACGCCCGGCGCGGGCCTGTACTCGGCGCGGGTGGCGTGGCGGCACAGCCTGCGCTTCCGGCTGGCGCTGACCTACAGCGCCCTGAGCGCCGCGCTGCTGATGCTGATCACGCTGGGCGTCGTGTCGCTGCTGCTGTCGCGCATGGAGCAGCAGTTCGTGGACCGCCTGAACGACCGCGCCGACACGCTGGCCGAGGCCTTCACGAACCTGGGCGGCGGCTTCGGGCAGTCGGCGACGGGTCCCAGTGCGTACACGCTCGTGGTGGACCCGGACGGCCAGGTCATTGCGGCCAGTCCGGCCCTGCGGGAGTTCCAGAACTCCCCGTACCCGTTCGGGACGCTGTCGCGCGTGCCGGTGCAGGGCACGACGGTACGCGCCGTGAAACGCAAGGCGGGGGATTTCGGCACGCTGTGGGTGGGCCTGCCCGAGGACGACCTGATCGCCGCGCGGCAGAGTGCCCTGAGTGCGCTGCTGCTGGCACTGGTCACCGCGCCGCTGATCCTGCTGCTGACCGGCTGGTGGGTGGGGCGCCGCGCCCTGGCGGGCCTGGAGAACGCTGCGAATCTGGCGGACCGGCTGGACCCGGCGGTCAGCCTCGCCCCGCTGCCCCTCCCGGCCCGCGAGGACGAGGTGCAGCGCCTGCTCGTGGCGATCAACAGTCTGCTGGGCCGCATCGAGGCGCAGCAGGCGCGTGAGAAGCAGCTGCTGGGCCAGATCGTGCATGAACTGGGCGCGCCCCTGACCGTCCTGAAGGCCAGCCTGAGCCGCGCCGAGGCCCGCCTGGCCGATCCGGAGGTGGCCCGCGCGGCGCTGGTCGCGGACGAACTGACCTTCACCACGCAGGACCTGATGCAGCTCGCGCGTGGGCAGCTGGAACTGAAGCTGGCGTGGCATTACATCCCGGCGGGGACGCTGCGCGACCGGCTGGACCGCCTGGTGCCGGGCACGACCTTCACCGGTGACTGGGGTACCGGGATCCTGTGCGACCCGGACCGGCTGACGCAGGCGCTGCGCAACCTCCTGGCGAACGGGCGGCGGCATGCGGGCGCCGACGGCACCGTCACGCTGGACCTGCGCGAGACGCCGGAGCAGCTGTGTTTCCGGGTGCGGGACTCCGGCCCCGGCCTGCCGCCGGAGCTGGGCGAGCAGATCTTCGAGCCGTTCGTGAGCGGCGCGGGCAGCAGCGGCCTGGGTCTGAGCGTGGCGCGGCAGATCGCGCGGATGCACGGCGGGGACCTGAGCGGCACGAACCACCCGGACGGCGGGGCGCTGTTCACCCTGACGCTGCCCGGCGCGGCGCTGGGTGACGACGGGGACGATCTGGACGACGCGGACGTGCTGGACGAACCGCCCCTCACCCCGGTCGGGGGCACGGGCATCTGA
- the dprA gene encoding DNA-processing protein DprA yields MTSPLFDSPAPVPPDERRALLALRFCAQLGPRRIEALRGHFGSAVAAWQAPLRELREVPGLDARAAQAVGAPEALIRADQELARVAQEDVTLLLRGLPGYPAALDALGDPPPALWVRGPLPDLPTVPRAIGIVGTRAASPHAQAFTRMLAADLARAGVIVVSGLARGIDTAAHGAAVEAGGVSIGVLGSAVNRVYPSENTRLAAQLTLVSEYPLDTGPAQHHFPTRNRLIAALSAGTVVVEGERKSGSLITATHALECGRTVFAVPGRAGDPRAAGPHALIRDGAVLTEGAADLLTELGWGSVPDAPLPDLPPEQARVLAALTGPVTLDDLVTATGLPLPDVQTALVMLNLLGIAEEVGGRWVRR; encoded by the coding sequence GTGACCAGCCCGCTGTTCGACTCGCCGGCCCCCGTCCCCCCCGACGAGCGGCGCGCCCTGCTGGCCCTGCGCTTCTGTGCCCAGCTTGGTCCCCGCCGCATCGAGGCCCTCCGGGGGCACTTCGGGTCGGCGGTGGCCGCGTGGCAGGCCCCGCTGCGGGAGCTGCGCGAGGTGCCGGGCCTGGACGCCCGCGCCGCGCAGGCCGTCGGGGCCCCGGAGGCCCTGATCCGCGCCGATCAGGAACTCGCCCGGGTGGCGCAGGAGGACGTGACGCTGCTGCTGCGCGGCCTGCCCGGGTACCCGGCGGCGCTGGACGCGCTGGGCGACCCGCCGCCCGCCCTGTGGGTGCGCGGCCCGCTGCCGGATCTGCCGACCGTGCCGCGCGCCATCGGGATCGTGGGGACCCGCGCGGCCAGCCCGCACGCGCAGGCGTTTACGCGGATGCTCGCCGCGGACCTCGCGCGGGCCGGGGTGATCGTCGTGAGCGGACTGGCGCGTGGCATCGACACCGCCGCGCACGGGGCGGCGGTCGAGGCGGGCGGGGTCAGCATCGGCGTGCTGGGCAGCGCCGTGAACCGCGTGTACCCCAGCGAGAACACCCGGCTGGCCGCGCAGCTCACGCTGGTCAGCGAGTACCCGCTGGACACCGGCCCCGCGCAGCACCACTTCCCGACCCGCAACCGCCTGATCGCCGCGCTGAGTGCCGGGACGGTCGTCGTGGAAGGGGAACGCAAGTCCGGGTCGCTGATCACCGCCACGCACGCCCTGGAATGCGGCCGGACGGTGTTCGCCGTGCCGGGCCGCGCCGGGGACCCGCGCGCCGCCGGACCGCACGCCCTGATCCGCGACGGCGCGGTGCTCACCGAGGGGGCCGCCGACCTCCTGACCGAACTGGGCTGGGGCAGCGTCCCGGACGCCCCACTGCCGGACCTGCCGCCCGAGCAGGCGCGGGTGCTAGCGGCCCTGACCGGACCGGTCACGCTGGACGACCTCGTGACGGCCACGGGCCTGCCACTGCCGGACGTGCAGACGGCGCTCGTCATGCTGAACCTGCTGGGCATCGCCGAGGAGGTCGGGGGCCGCTGGGTGCGGCGCTGA
- a CDS encoding NAD-dependent epimerase/dehydratase family protein, protein MDILVLGGTQFVGRHIVLAFLASGHRVSILTRGRTPDDLPAEVERLRGDRGEAGGLDALAGRSWDACVDVSGYLPQAVQASVDALRERVGRYVLISTVSVYAEPDRHPVREDDPLLPPAPAGTTDVTGETYGPLKVACEHVVQAAFGARATILRPQIVAGPFDHTARYPYWVDRASGGGETLLPGDGLDHVQVIDARDLARFTVRVVEGGVGGIFNVAGPRLSWGQFARLLGIRAPVWVHAAALRDLGLGFRELPLFIPETGEQAGLMNVSAERAVLAGLTLTPPEVTARDTRAWSEHAGLTYTLTPQREAEALATARR, encoded by the coding sequence ATGGACATCCTGGTTCTGGGCGGCACGCAGTTCGTGGGTCGGCACATCGTCCTGGCGTTCCTGGCCTCGGGGCACCGCGTGAGCATCCTGACGCGCGGCCGCACACCCGACGACTTACCCGCAGAGGTGGAGCGGCTGCGCGGTGACCGGGGCGAGGCGGGGGGCCTGGACGCCCTCGCAGGCCGGTCCTGGGACGCCTGCGTGGATGTCAGCGGGTACCTGCCGCAGGCGGTGCAGGCCAGCGTGGACGCCCTGCGGGAGCGGGTGGGGCGGTACGTGCTGATCAGCACGGTCAGCGTGTACGCCGAGCCGGACCGGCACCCGGTGCGCGAGGACGACCCGCTGCTGCCACCCGCCCCGGCCGGGACGACCGACGTGACGGGCGAGACGTACGGGCCGCTGAAGGTCGCGTGCGAGCACGTGGTGCAGGCGGCGTTTGGGGCGCGGGCGACCATCCTGCGGCCGCAGATCGTGGCGGGGCCCTTCGATCACACCGCCCGCTACCCGTACTGGGTGGACCGGGCGAGCGGGGGAGGGGAGACACTGCTGCCCGGTGACGGGCTGGATCACGTGCAGGTGATCGACGCGCGGGACCTGGCGCGCTTCACGGTGCGGGTTGTGGAGGGCGGGGTGGGCGGCATCTTCAACGTGGCGGGCCCGCGCCTGAGCTGGGGGCAGTTCGCGCGGCTGCTGGGCATCCGGGCGCCGGTGTGGGTGCACGCGGCGGCGCTGCGGGACCTGGGCCTGGGCTTCCGGGAGCTGCCGCTGTTCATCCCGGAGACCGGGGAGCAGGCGGGGCTGATGAATGTCAGTGCGGAGCGGGCGGTGCTGGCCGGGCTGACCCTGACCCCGCCGGAGGTCACGGCGCGGGATACGCGCGCCTGGAGTGAACACGCCGGGCTGACCTATACCCTGACCCCGCAGCGGGAGGCTGAAGCGCTGGCCACCGCGCGCCGCTGA
- the dnaA gene encoding chromosomal replication initiator protein DnaA, whose amino-acid sequence MSQEIWSDVLGYVRKNITEVEYHTWFAPVKNLGVQDGSLVLGVRNSFAQEWFRKNYLKLLEDALRSLGAQDPQVSFQVLPAAQDALLLPSDPPPPPSVPAPRAPAPIFTENRKVLNPKYTFENFVVGPNNNLAHAAALAVAESPGKAYNPLFIYGDVGLGKTHLMHAVGHYMLERFPGKRVEYVSTESFTNDLINAIRDDKMTQFRNRYRSVDLLLVDDIQFLAGKERTQEEFFHTFNALYENHKQIILSSDRPPKDIQTLEGRLRSRFEWGLITDIQSPEYETRVAILKMNAEHNRIDIPQEVLELIARQVTSNIRELEGALMRVVAFSSLNNVPFSRAVAAKALSNVFAPQEVKVEMMDVLRQVAAQFNMPPDVIRGSGRVREVVQARQVAQYLIRELTDHSLPEIGQFFGRDHSTVMHAISKVSEQMGKDSELTAAVELLRRRMKGQEDEDSDA is encoded by the coding sequence ATCTCGCAGGAAATCTGGTCGGACGTGCTGGGGTACGTCCGCAAGAACATTACAGAGGTCGAGTACCACACCTGGTTCGCGCCGGTGAAGAACCTGGGCGTGCAGGACGGCTCGCTGGTGCTGGGCGTCCGCAACTCCTTCGCGCAGGAGTGGTTCCGCAAGAACTACCTGAAACTGCTGGAGGACGCGCTGCGCAGCCTTGGCGCGCAGGATCCGCAGGTGAGCTTCCAGGTGCTGCCCGCCGCGCAGGACGCGCTGCTGCTGCCCAGCGACCCGCCCCCGCCGCCCAGCGTGCCCGCGCCGCGCGCCCCGGCGCCCATCTTCACGGAGAACCGCAAGGTGCTGAACCCGAAATACACCTTCGAGAACTTCGTGGTGGGCCCGAACAACAACCTCGCGCACGCGGCGGCGCTGGCGGTCGCGGAATCGCCCGGCAAGGCGTACAACCCGCTGTTCATCTACGGGGACGTGGGCCTGGGGAAAACCCACCTGATGCACGCGGTCGGGCACTACATGCTCGAACGCTTTCCTGGGAAACGGGTGGAGTACGTGTCGACCGAGTCGTTCACGAACGACCTGATCAACGCGATCCGTGACGACAAGATGACGCAGTTCAGGAACCGCTACCGCTCTGTGGACCTGCTGCTGGTGGACGATATCCAGTTCCTGGCGGGCAAGGAGCGCACGCAGGAGGAGTTCTTCCACACCTTCAACGCGCTGTACGAGAACCACAAGCAGATCATCCTGAGTTCCGACCGCCCGCCGAAAGACATCCAGACGCTGGAGGGCCGCCTGCGCAGCCGCTTCGAGTGGGGTCTGATCACGGACATCCAGTCGCCGGAGTACGAGACGCGCGTGGCGATCCTGAAGATGAACGCGGAGCACAACCGCATCGACATCCCGCAGGAGGTGTTGGAACTCATCGCGCGGCAGGTGACAAGCAACATCCGCGAGCTTGAGGGCGCGTTGATGCGGGTGGTGGCGTTCTCCAGCCTCAACAACGTGCCCTTCAGCCGGGCAGTGGCGGCCAAGGCGTTGAGCAACGTGTTCGCCCCGCAGGAAGTGAAGGTGGAGATGATGGACGTGCTGCGGCAGGTAGCCGCGCAGTTCAACATGCCGCCCGACGTGATCCGCGGTTCCGGGCGCGTGCGTGAGGTGGTGCAGGCGCGGCAGGTGGCGCAGTACCTGATCCGCGAGCTGACCGATCATTCCCTGCCGGAGATCGGGCAGTTCTTCGGACGGGATCACTCGACGGTCATGCACGCGATCAGCAAGGTCTCGGAGCAGATGGGCAAGGACAGTGAGCTGACGGCGGCGGTGGAGTTGTTGCGCCGCCGGATGAAGGGTCAGGAAGACGAAGATTCCGATGCGTAA
- the dnaN gene encoding DNA polymerase III subunit beta: MNVHVTKKILSEGLGLLERVIPSRSSNPLLTALKVEASEAGLTLSGTNLEIDLSCFVPAEVKDPRNFVVPAHLFAQIVRNLGGELVELELSGSELSVRAGGSDFKLQTGDIDAYPPLSFPAQADVSLDATELARALSSVRYAASNEAFQAVFRGIKLEHRPEGARVVASDGYRVAIRDFPASGDGRNLIIPARSVDELIRVLKDGEARFTYGDGQLSVTTDRVHMNLKLLDGDFPDYERVIPKEIRLQVTLPATALKEAVNRVAVLADKNANNRVEFLVSEGKLRLAAEGDYGRAQDTLDVVQGGSEPAMSLAFNARHVLDALGPIDGDAELLFSGSTSPAIFRAAGGGGYMAVMVTLRV; encoded by the coding sequence ATGAACGTACACGTCACCAAGAAAATCCTCAGTGAAGGCCTGGGCCTTCTGGAACGCGTCATCCCCAGCCGCAGCAGCAACCCCCTGCTGACCGCCCTGAAGGTCGAGGCCAGCGAAGCAGGCCTGACCCTGTCCGGCACCAACCTCGAAATCGACCTGTCCTGCTTCGTACCGGCCGAGGTCAAGGACCCCCGTAACTTCGTGGTGCCCGCCCACCTGTTCGCGCAGATCGTGCGCAACCTGGGCGGCGAACTCGTCGAACTGGAACTCAGCGGCTCGGAACTCTCGGTGCGGGCCGGTGGCTCGGACTTCAAACTCCAGACCGGCGACATCGACGCCTACCCCCCGCTGAGCTTCCCCGCGCAGGCCGACGTGAGCCTCGACGCGACCGAACTGGCCCGCGCGCTCTCCAGCGTCCGCTACGCCGCCAGCAACGAGGCCTTCCAGGCGGTGTTCCGCGGCATCAAGCTCGAGCACCGGCCCGAGGGCGCGCGCGTCGTCGCGTCCGACGGGTACCGCGTGGCGATCCGGGACTTCCCGGCCAGCGGGGATGGCCGCAACCTGATCATCCCGGCGCGCAGCGTGGACGAACTGATCCGCGTGCTCAAGGACGGCGAGGCCCGCTTCACGTACGGCGACGGGCAGCTGAGCGTCACGACCGACCGCGTGCACATGAACCTGAAGCTGCTCGACGGGGACTTCCCGGACTACGAGCGCGTGATTCCCAAGGAGATCCGCCTGCAGGTCACGCTGCCTGCCACGGCCCTGAAGGAGGCCGTGAACCGCGTGGCGGTGCTGGCCGACAAGAACGCGAACAACCGCGTGGAGTTCCTGGTCTCGGAGGGCAAGCTGCGGCTGGCCGCCGAGGGCGACTACGGCCGCGCGCAGGACACGCTGGACGTGGTGCAGGGTGGCAGCGAGCCCGCCATGAGTCTCGCCTTCAACGCCCGGCATGTGCTGGACGCCCTGGGCCCGATCGACGGGGATGCGGAACTGCTGTTCTCGGGCTCGACCAGTCCGGCGATCTTCCGCGCGGCGGGTGGCGGCGGGTACATGGCCGTGATGGTGACCCTGCGCGTCTGA